One region of Monomorium pharaonis isolate MP-MQ-018 chromosome 11, ASM1337386v2, whole genome shotgun sequence genomic DNA includes:
- the LOC105835700 gene encoding ionotropic receptor 75a, producing the protein MKLRIGVLLPRKFYNLSTENIVLDVDMKAKYGRSQFLYTILLHMADLYNFTIEIVEVDPRKRQDNSAPMFVAFQKKTVDISASPIVMKAERLRSGDIIGPIWPMRSCFLFRTISSLDMKPKQFLRPLNIKVWYVALGTMVIAAVILIILIRQQEGIHSLSEACSISILFTIGAVSQQGSVFVPVHYASRIAFIHIMLFSVLMLNYYSASIVSDRLKNKGVKMNDSLISLADSYLKVAAEPTPYVRSFLQTPEKEIRYFNAKRWDKLPESKRYLPLAEGLDRVAKGGLAYHTSTEAAYPYIERHFHPRMICELTEVHLFQAILALWGRYRSPFTPLLRIGLIKMYDVGIRKRQLKFWSARKPFCPRNLLVAEPLSITEATPVFAFVGVTATLSLVICIIENLVCWLRPRLSISTFYGGKLYCPTFKRDIPVSPGEIFSREGVFIFFYRNMCKLKLQHGAAYLALFLVFSRFTCNADPGDSEFIRDYFVKKAVRNVVGFSCGDFTSDFYFVRSLSRAGIFTIIRKHDTNINLRRFLSTHAWSLGVFVDLRCRNESAVAIFAETSKYRMYDYSYHWLVLGSKLNKSTPLLNDSAYGITTDVALAIINGTGYDLYDVFNHCKYRGGMLNVTKLGTWRRREGLIITLTQPLIERRADMHGMTLKMSGVIQYRPKNMRLEDYMHDINTRSLDSMHKFLYAMISHTADLFNFSVHASEIIYWDRHSVHGLIFEILQTNYIDFGSNPRIMVSERLDYATLIGAAWPIRPCFLLLSSPSNNIKLEIFFKPFSVYTWYLSGVFIVFFMFVMRIIMNHEETSTEDTRVEKYSNAVVVTVSITAQQGANFFPERIPGRIAFLQILVFNWIMYNYYSGSIVSARLSEPLDMMEDDVTVLADSDLRIAAEAVPYLNYFLYKLSSESSYFRKKRWDPLPESKRYLPLDEGMKQVSEGTLAYHTDPNTAYPYVEKTFEPHKICALTEIHLFKQSVMGMYASRNGQFTEMAKIGLSKMFNTGLRDRQVKYWSSRKPQCTLDTLSTRSISIYETAPALLLLVFGVTIGSIICIAENIIYYRFMRKEMLTRLSSDGGGGGSGGDGSSGGGGNDGGGSDNGGNGGGGDANVEETAGTSKHNLPE; encoded by the exons ATGAAGCTGAGAATTGGGGTCTTG ctACCGCGTAAGTTCTACAATTTGTCTACGGAGAATATCGTGCTGGACGTAGATATGAAAGCAAAATACGGCCGATCCCAATTCCtgtatacaattttgttgCATATGGCTGATCTCTATAACTTCAC catAGAAATCGTGGAAGTGGATCCGAGAAAGCGGCAGGATAATTCCGCGCCAATGTTTGTCGCTTTTCAAAAAAAGACGGTGGACATCTCCGCCAGTCCAATCGTGATGAAGGCGGAAAGATTGCGATCAGGAGATATTATCGGTCCGATATGGCCGATGCG atCGTGCTTTTTATTTCGGACGATATCTTCGTTGGATATGAAGCCAAAGCAGTTTTTGCGACCGTTAAACATTAAGGTGTGGTATGTGGCACTTGGCACGATGGTAATCGCCGCGGTCATTCTGATAATATTGATCAGGCAACAAGAAGGCATTCACAGCTTGTCGGAGGCCTGCAGCATTAgtattctttttacaatagGTGCTGTTTCCCAGCAAG GTTCCGTGTTCGTTCCGGTGCATTATGCAAGTCGCATAGCATTCATACACATCATGCTCTTTAGCGTCTTAATGCTAAACTACTATTCTGCGAGCATTGTATCTGACAGATTAAAGAATAAAGGTGTAAAGATGAACGACTCGTTAATTAGCTTGGCGGACAGTTATCTGAAAGTGGCGGCTGAACCAACGCCATACGTTCGTTCTTTTCTACAG ACACCTGAGAAAGAGATACGGTACTTTAATGCGAAACGCTGGGACAAGCTACCGGAATCTAAGCGTTATCTGCCATTAGCGGAGGGCTTGGATCGCGTGGCTAAGGGCGGCCTGGCCTATCACACGTCGACCGAGGCTGCGTATCCATATATCGAGCGACACTTTCATCCGCGGATGATATGCGAGCTGACGGAGGTCCATCTCTTTCAGGCGATCCTCGCGCTTTGGGGAAGATACAGGAGCCCATTTACTCCGCTATTGAGAATCGG CTTGATCAAGATGTATGACGTGGGCATACGCAAGCGACAGCTGAAGTTCTGGTCGGCGAGGAAACCGTTTTGCCCGAGGAACTTGCTAGTGGCGGAACCGCTGTCGATCACGGAAGCTACACCCGTTTTCGCGTTCGTTGGCGTCACCGCCACACTGTCTCTCGTGATCTGCATAATAGAGAACCTCGTCTGTTGGCTACGGCCTCG attatcAATATCTACTTTCTACGGAGGAAAACTGTATTGTCCGACATTCAAGAGGGATATACCTGTTTCGCCGGGTGAAATATTCTCGcgcgaa ggagtttttatttttttctacagaaATATGTGTAAACTAAAATTACAGCACGGTGCGGCGTATTTGGCACTCTTTTTGGTTTTCTCGCGATTCACTTGTAACGCTGATCCGGGAGACAGCGAATTCATTCGCGACTATTTCGTGAAGAAGGCAGTGCGAAACGTCGTAGGATTTTCCTGCGGAGATTTCACGA gtgatttttatttcgtgAGGTCGTTAAGTAGAGCCGGTATATTCACGATCATTAGGAAACATGATACAAATATCAACTTACGACGATTCTTGAGCACTCATGCCTGGAGCTTAGGAGTCTTTGTGGATTTACGTTGTCGTAATGAAAGTGCAGTGGCCATCTTCGCTGAG aCCTCGAAGTACCGTATGTACGACTATTCGTATCACTGGCTGGTCCTGGGATCGAAGCTGAACAAGAGCACGCCGCTTTTGAACGACAGCGCTTATGGTATAACGACCGATGTTGCGCTTGCGATAATAAACGGCACCGGTTATGATCTCTACGACGTGTTTAATCATTGTAAGTATCGCGGAGGTATGCTAAACGTGACGAAGCTGGGGACGTGGCGCCGAAGAGAAGGTCTCATTATCACGCTGACCCAACCTCTGATCGAGAGAAGGGCTGACATGCATGGCATGACGTTGAAGATGTCGGGCGTG ATACAATATAGACCGAAGAATATGCGGTTGGAGGATTATATGCACGACATTAACACCAGATCTTTGGACAGCATGCACAAGTTCCTGTACGCGATGATATCTCACACCGCCGATCTCTTCAATTTcag tgtACACGCTTCGGAGATAATTTATTGGGATCGACACAGCGTCCACGGCTTGATATTTGAGATATTACAAACGAATTACATTGACTTCGGCAGTAATCCCAGAATTATGGTATCCGAGAGATTAGATTACGCCACTCTGATTGGCGCGGCGTGGCCGATTCG ACCTTGCTTTTTACTGCTCTCCTCCCCGTCGAACAACATCAAGCTCGAAATTTTCTTTAAGCCATTTTCGGTTTATACTTGGTATCTGAGCGGCGTGTTCATCGTGTTTTTTATGTTCGtaatgagaataataatgAATCACGAGGAAACGAGCACAGAAGATACTCGAGTAGAGAAATACTCCAATGCCGTAGTCGTTACTGTCAGCATTACCGCTCAGCAAG GCGCAAATTTTTTTCCTGAACGTATCCCGGGCCGTATCGCTTTTCTGCAGATCCTCGTGTTCAATTGGATCATGTATAACTATTATTCGGGCAGTATAGTGTCGGCTCGTTTGAGCGAACCGCTTGATATGATGGAAGACGACGTTACAGTTCTCGCGGATAGTGATCTGAGAATCGCGGCGGAGGCTGTGCCGTATCTGAACTACTTTCTATAT AAACTTAGCTCGGAATCAAGTTACTTCAGAAAGAAGCGTTGGGACCCTTTGCCGGAATCAAAGCGGTACTTGCCTCTGGACGAGGGTATGAAGCAGGTCAGTGAGGGCACCCTGGCCTATCACACGGATCCGAACACGGCGTACCCCTACGTTGAAAAGACGTTCGAGCCGCATAAGATCTGTGCATTGACGGAGATTCATTTGTTCAAGCAGTCTGTTATGGGTATGTACGCCAGTCGCAACGGTCAGTTCACCGAGATGGCGAAAATCGG GCTATCCAAGATGTTCAATACTGGATTACGTGATCGGCAGGTGAAATATTGGTCGAGCAGAAAGCCTCAATGTACACTCGACACGTTGTCCACGAGAAGTATATCCATATATGAGACCGCTCCGGCCTTGCTTCTACTGGTTTTCGGTGTAACCATCGGATCCATAATATGCATCGCCGAGAATATCATATACTATCGATTTATGAG AAAAGAAATGCTAACACGACTGAGCAgtgacggcggcggcggtggtagCGGCGGTGATGGTAGCAGTGGCGGTGGTGGCAATGACGGTGGTGGCAGCGACAACGGTggcaacggcggcggcggtgatgCTAACGTGGAGGAGACGGCCGGCACGAGCAAACATAATTTACCCGAGTGA
- the LOC105835706 gene encoding ionotropic receptor 75a produces MYSMYLYTFFLQTFIVVACAQISQIIRDYFVYKNVTRVAGFSCGNMDEDLLTLKLLNNAGISTAIKPAGLQIDILRYLNTDRIMGVFVDIRCPNQNFSGIFDEGSGHRMYDYSYTWLIFGSNLNHSLQSLNDTGFSIVTDFAIILPNETEYVLYDVYNLCKIRGGVLNVTWLGSWREDDGLTINLTDPRVNRRRNYNRLQIKAVGIVLHRPEYLSLIDYLERDNLEIMDNWPKFGYTMLSHVANMYNFTMDLIEITHWNKSDRNGPVMGALKRDVADLAYYPSILTVERYADARVILPQWPTRTCFMFRTIPAMKMKPWIILKPFAADTWYMIVVIVVITIFILSCILKLERAEDYSCSISALITVAALCQQGFPTLTDQSASRIAFIQILIFGLLVYNYYSAAIVSARLNEPLQKMNDSLYSLAHSKMQMAAEENIFFDFLLRKKTPEVQYFNYFWNLIPESKRFISLEDGVQEIKKGGFAYHADPDDIYPMIEREFDKQMICQLTEVHLLQPSELGLWSTHKSHLHEISKRAFLKISTSGIRRREIRRWTARKPYCPDDEIFVSSVTIYEAAPILILLLFGMIISFIVFGIEHFIFYTMNSKRVSGTTSDTRVGIKRNSKLTMKQSIKPDVNKSIKVDKKNKLNKIMLKNPPKNNVILALPEASRLFEQVLMSKRYQ; encoded by the exons ATGTACTCGATGTAtctttacactttttttttacaaacgttCATTGTCGTCGCATGCGCACAAATTAGCCAAATCATTCGAGACTATTTCGTCTACAAGAACGTGACCAGAGTGGCGGGATTCTCCTGTGGAAATATGGATG AAGATCTCCTTACGTTGAAACTACTGAACAATGCCGGAATATCCACAGCAATTAAACCGGCTGGGTTGCAAATCGATATACTGAGGTACCTCAACACCGATCGAATTATGGGGGTATTTGTGGACATACGATGTCCAAATCAGAACTTTAGCGGCATTTTCGACGAA GGTTCAGGCCACCGCATGTACGATTACTCATATACCTGGTTGATTTTTGGGAGCAATTTGAATCACAGTTTGCAGAGTTTGAATGACACTGGCTTCAGCATCGTCACAGATTTTGCGATCATATTACCGAATGAAACTGAATACGTACTCTATGACGTATACAATCTTTGTAAAATACGCGGTGGAGTGCTCAACGTTACATGGCTTGGCAGTTGGCGAGAGGATGATGGTCTTACAATTAATTTGACTGATCCGAGGGTTAATAGACGACGAAATTACAATAGATTGCAAATCAAGGCGGTCGGAATC GTACTACACAGACCAGAGTACCTGAGTTTGATAGATTATCTCGAGAGAGATAATCTCGAGATCATGGACAATTGGCCTAAATTCGGATACACTATGCTCTCGCATGTCGCCAACATGTATAATTTCAC TATGGATCTTATTGAAATTACTCACTGGAATAAGAGTGACAGAAACGGTCCCGTAATGGGTGCCTTAAAGAGAGACGTCGCTGATTTAGCGTATTATCCATCCATTTTGACGGTCGAAAGATACGCAGACGCGCGTGTCATTTTACCACAGTGGCCTACACG tACCTGTTTCATGTTTCGTACGATACCGGCGATGAAGATGAAACCCTGGATAATACTGAAGCCGTTCGCAGCGGACACATGGTATATGATCGTCGTGATAGTGGTGATTACAATTTTCATCCTGTCCTGTATACTGAAATTAGAACGCGCAGAGGATTACAGTTGCAGCATTTCGGCATTGATCACTGTTGCCGCATTGTGCCAGCAAG GTTTTCCTACTCTCACTGATCAATCAGCCAGTCGAATCGCCTTCATTCAGATTCTGATCTTCGGTCTGTtggtatataattattattcagcGGCGATAGTGTCAGCTAGATTGAACGAACCTCTTCAAAAGATGAATGATTCGTTGTATTCACTGGCGCATAGCAAGATGCAGATGGCAGCTGaggaaaatatcttttttgattttttgttgCGG aaaaaaacacCAGAagtgcaatattttaattacttttggAACTTAATACCGGAGTCAAAGAGATTTATCTCGCTCGAAGATGGTGtgcaagaaataaagaaaggagGCTTTGCTTATCACGCAGATCCAGACGATATCTATCCGATGATCGAACGAGAGTTCGATAAGCAGATGATATGTCAGCTAACAGAGGTTCACCTGTTGCAGCCTTCCGAATTGGGCCTGTGGTCCACTCATAAAAGTCATCTTCACGAAATATCTAAAAGAGC ATTTCTGAAGATATCCACTTCGGGTATACGGCGACGAGAGATACGTCGTTGGACGGCCAGGAAGCCTTATTGTCCGGATGACGAAATTTTCGTTTCCAGTGTAACCATTTACGAAGCGGCACCGATTTTGATTCTTTTACTCTTTGGCATGATAATTTCATTCATCGTATTCGGTATCGAGCATTTTATCTTCTATACGATGAATTCGAAACGAGTATCAGGCACTACATCAGATACTAGAGTAGGCATTAAACGAAATAGTAAATTAACTATGAAACAGAGTATTAAACCAGAcgttaataaaagtattaaagtcgataaaaaaaataagttaaataaaataatgctaaaAAATCCGccgaaaaataatgttattttagcACTCCCAGAAGCGAGTCGTCTCTTCGAACAGGTATTAATGTCGAAACGATATCAGTAA
- the LOC105835704 gene encoding pancreatic triacylglycerol lipase, with amino-acid sequence MSRSIPSRRDMSQVEFLVLSAVLLLACSVYAYPETSLVNENAARASIETVLEREPATFKLYTRENPFGEEQLFLNNTEVLYASHFNESRPTKFIVHGFSDTGNEGWIRDLIDAYLLHQDVNVIVVGWGILASDAYPVAAKNTRLVGEYLGQFLDFLSRDSNLEYKDVHISGLSLGSYVAGFAGAYHDGRVGRITGLDPASPLFETNSSIVDPEHRLDPTDAQFVDVIHTSGPVFGFSAPLGHADFYPNNGKIPQPGCTFGPTITYCSHSRAHQLMTESIGSTVGFKARMCDSWEKYKDQFCDYNPVVLMGEYASTSLRGKFYLTTNDASPFALP; translated from the exons ATGTCGCGCAGCATTCCATCCCGTCGAGACATGTCACAGGTCGAATTTCTCGTCCTCTCGGCCGTCCTCCTCCTTGCCTGCTCAG TGTACGCGTATCCGGAGACCAGCCTGGTGAACGAGAACGCCGCGCGGGCGTCGATCGAGACGGTGCTGGAGCGCGAACCGGCGACCTTCAAATTGTACACCAG GGAAAATCCGTTCGGCGAGGAGCAATTGTTTCTGAACAATACCGAGGTGCTGTACGCGTCGCATTTCAACGAGAGCCGGCCGACCAAGTTTATCGTTCACGGATTCAGCGATACCGGAAACGAGGGCTGGATACGTGATTTAATAGACG cgTATCTGCTTCATCAGGATGTGAACGTGATAGTCGTTGGTTGGGGAATCTTGGCGTCCGACGCCTATCCAGTGGCGGCCAAAAACACGCGTCTTGTCGGTGAATATTTAGGCCAGTTCTTAGACTTTTTGAGCCGAGATTCGAATCTGGAATATAAGGATGTGCACATTAGCGGTCTTAGTTTGGGTTCTTACGTGGCGGGCTTCGCCGGAGCCTATCATGACGGACGTGTCGGAAGAATAACAG GACTGGACCCCGCGAGTCCTCTGTTCGAGACCAATTCTAGTATAGTCGATCCAGAACACCGGCTGGATCCGACCGATGCTCAATTCGTTGATGTGATCCACACTAGCGGACCGGTGTTCGGATTCTCGGCGCCGTTGGGACACGCCGATTTTTATCCTAACAACGGCAAGATCCCACAACCTGGATGCACTTTTGGACCGACGATAA CTTACTGCAGCCATTCGAGAGCGCATCAGCTTATGACCGAGAGCATCGGCAGCACGGTGGGCTTCAAGGCGAGAATGTGCGACAGCTGGGAAAAATACAAGGATCAATTTTGCGATTACAATCCGGTCGTTTTGATGGGCGAGTACGCCTCCACCTC GTTGCGTGGCAAATTTTACCTAACGACCAACGACGCTTCTCCCTTCGCACTACCGTAA
- the LOC105835705 gene encoding male-enhanced antigen 1 produces the protein MSPEPTQEPIQENLTVSNVVLDARATNDEEDSEDEDMGMAGYVPLSQIPTDADPILGEEENDEWLSEYGESSQVLSVPTTEIQQSYSSEVLEVWSCPHNRSDIELDATKIKEVKSVMASITIPETSIPQWANAISEEQWKEQLLVRIKQMQNKNL, from the exons ATGTCACCGGAGCCCACGCAAGAACCTATTCAGGAGAATTTAACAGTTTCCAATGTGGTCCTAGATGCAAGAGCGACGAATGATGAAGAAGATAGCGAAGACGAAGATATGGGTATGGCGGGATATGTACCCTTATCCCAAATACCTACTGATGCCGATCCTATATTAGGCGAAGAAGAG aaTGACGAATGGCTATCTGAATATGGCGAATCTAGCCAAGTGTTGTCTGTCCCAACAACTGAAATCCAACAA AGTTATTCTTCTGAGGTATTAGAAGTCTGGTCCTGTCCACACAATCGTTCTGACATTGAATTAGATGCgactaaaattaaagaagtaaaatcCGTCATGGCGTCCATTACCATTCCTGAAACTTCTATTCCACAGTGGGCAAATGCAATCTCAGAAGAGCAATGGAAGGAGCAGCTTCTTGTACGCATTAAGCAGATGCAGAACAAAAATTTGTAG